AATATTGTCGCATCCAGGAGAACACCATCTAACCATTCTATCTGTTCCTTTCCAAGACCTCCATTAAACATCACAAACCTTCTTTCAGGCCCCTCCAAATTATCTGGACTGTTCTTATCTTCATTTGGATTCATTTCCCCAAGGATTTTCATGGCTTCCAATGTTTTGGGATGATCTTGTGGCCAACCAATGGCACTGATGTCATAGGCATCCAGAACTACAAATCTATATTCAGGCACCGGTGAAAAATCATAGTATGCACGGCCATCAAGACTTTGGATCTTCAATAACGGAAGCAGCTGGCTGCGAGGGAGATTGTATAGGCAGTGATTTCCAATCATATGATACACAGGTCCCCCCTTGAACTTCTCAAATTCGTCCACAACTTTCTGTACAGCACCAAGAGATTGATCTTTGGGGCAAAACCCATCAACAATATCTCCAAAATTAAGCACAAACATATGCTTCTGATGAGTATTCCATTCTTTAACCGCTCTCTGCAACACTAGAATACTGTGCCTATAATACCGTGGAACACCATGGAATGAGCGACCATCAGAAATATCCGCATATTGAACATCAGAAATCAATCCAAAAGAAAAACGTGGTTGTGTAGTAGCTTGTCCGTTGGAAGAAACCATGGCGTCTCTCTCTAAATGCTCCTATCACacagtaaatatttataaagtcaACAAGGCACAACTTTCCCAGAGCAGTGTGATCTAAAATTACACAAACAGCAACTATTCAGAGAATCAGAAGGTAAAGAATACAaaccacaaacaaaaaaaaggcAAAATGTTCAGTTGCTAACATAGCCTGTGTTCAAATTATCTCCTATCATCACGAGGCAGAACCGTATATGAATTATTTGCAGCCCTGACTCAtgaaacatatttgaaaaattagtaGATCTTAAGCTCAATTGGCCAAGGACAAGTACACAAGCTGATGGACAAACTCGAATCAAAAAGACAGAACAATAAATTAGAACCTCACTTAACCGCATCAGAAATTAAGTTTTCCTAAAGCCAAATTGTTTGGAACATTCATAAATGAGTTTGACGAACACTAATACAGAAGGAATTGGTCTGGGTTCAGAACATCATACAGAGAATCGAACACTGAAATCGAGGGACATACCTGAGTCAAGTAATTTGAAAATGcgaatattttgttgaaaacaGAGACGAAACAATGGCGTGAAGGTTAGGAAGACGTTACTCAACCTCCATCGTCGAccttcaaatattttaacacaaacaATCTTCTGTGTCGGATCCGCCAgtgagtaaatattttttatgtgggtttgcttcaatttatttaatgtaatctcatttttcattattttcttattattcttattttcttataatatgaAAACGCAAATATTTtgcttcaattttattattttttgttactatataaaaaagaatacaaatacAATTAACGTAAGTGTTTTTCTAATGTCTATACTTCTATTCTATTATATAAAGagtccttcaattttattctttaaataatattccttaaagttaaactaatttgttaatttaactcttttaaatgactttttttaattaatcattttttgaattataatgattatctataataaaattttataaattacttatatttatttttataattataataataattttatatttttattataaaataagtgaaGAGATAAATGtaacgtgtatatatatatatatatatatatatatatatatatatatatatatatatatatatatatatatatatatatatatgggtttgttaattTACGTAAGGGAGTTtctcagttggtacattttagcaaagtgtaccaagGTTTTAGGTTACATAaatgtttttgttaaaaaaaaaaccaactttaaatccaagggtattttaataattttaaaatttaatttaaaataaaaaaataaaaggtagttatgaAAAATCCTGATTGGTTCACGTGTACGAGAGaagttattaacttttattatatattttttaaaaggtagttgtttttttaaccccgacgggttttataaacccatacgggttctataaacccagacgggttctataaagtcatgaaaataaaaatttcaaaagttacCTTTTAAGTCATGGAAAATATGTTGCCTATGGACGTGATCCacccatttttaaaaaactatctatttaaaaatattataattaaaaatattccttaAGTAGTGGAAAATAACTacctttctttatattttttattttaaaaaacaattaatgaataactaccttttttatttttcatttaaattaaattttaaaattactaaagtatccttatatttaaagtatgtgtttttttaaatagggatatttttgtaacctaaaatttggtacactttactaaaatataccaactcaaaaatcactttatgtaaattagcaaaccctatatatatatatatatatatgggtttgttaacacgcgtacgactgtttttcagttggtacgttttaacaatgtgtaccggattatagtagacaaaaataccctcatttatcatggattctaagttttaaggtcaaggatatttaaataattttcattctcaaaactaaaaaaaaaaaaaaaagaaacccccaaactcttactcacctccctcattcctctcaaccttttctctttcatctctctcactccaacattttctctgtcatctctctcacttttctctgtcatctctctcacttcaactttttctctgtcatccctactgttgccccaattgaaaaaaaaaatcataaacccttgcctaacccttgtccttttccctttacacagagtgtttctttttcctttctctattggtatggcatacatgatgtaagattacaacctagaattgaaagaattgtac
This DNA window, taken from Vigna radiata var. radiata cultivar VC1973A chromosome 5, Vradiata_ver6, whole genome shotgun sequence, encodes the following:
- the LOC106761199 gene encoding manganese-dependent ADP-ribose/CDP-alcohol diphosphatase isoform X2 is translated as MVSSNGQATTQPRFSFGLISDVQYADISDGRSFHGVPRYYRHSILVLQRAVKEWNTHQKHMFVLNFGDIVDGFCPKDQSLGAVQKVVDEFEKFKGGPVYHMIGNHCLYNLPRSQLLPLLKIQSLDGRAYYDFSPVPEYRFVVLDAYDISAIGWPQDHPKTLEAMKILGEMNPNEDKNSPDNLEGPERRFVMFNGGLGKEQIEWLDGVLLDATILNQKVIVCCHLPLDPGAASKATLLWNYDEVMNVIHRYNCVKACLAGHDHKGGYSIDSHGIHHRVFEAALECPPATNAFGYIDVYDDRLSLIGTDRMESTDMHFSPSS
- the LOC106761199 gene encoding manganese-dependent ADP-ribose/CDP-alcohol diphosphatase isoform X1, translated to MLATEHFAFFLFVEHLERDAMVSSNGQATTQPRFSFGLISDVQYADISDGRSFHGVPRYYRHSILVLQRAVKEWNTHQKHMFVLNFGDIVDGFCPKDQSLGAVQKVVDEFEKFKGGPVYHMIGNHCLYNLPRSQLLPLLKIQSLDGRAYYDFSPVPEYRFVVLDAYDISAIGWPQDHPKTLEAMKILGEMNPNEDKNSPDNLEGPERRFVMFNGGLGKEQIEWLDGVLLDATILNQKVIVCCHLPLDPGAASKATLLWNYDEVMNVIHRYNCVKACLAGHDHKGGYSIDSHGIHHRVFEAALECPPATNAFGYIDVYDDRLSLIGTDRMESTDMHFSPSS